A genomic window from Candidatus Hydrogenedentota bacterium includes:
- the moeB gene encoding molybdopterin-synthase adenylyltransferase MoeB: MAANRTVELSPQEIARYSRHLIMPEVAMEGQKRLKAAKVLLIGAGGLGSPLGLYLAAAGVGRIGIVDFDVVDYSNLQRQVMHTTNDVGRRKIESAADHLRAINPEIEIETHETRITSANALGLIEPYDIVIDGTDNFPTRYLTNDACVLLGKPNIYGSIYRFEGQASVFATKGGPCYRCLFSEPPPPGAVPSCAEGGVLGILPGVIGCIQATEAIKLILGKGRPLIGRLLLYDALEMKFREVKIKRNPECPICGDNPSIRELIDYEQFCGVRGEEGASATLDAEFDTTVLDVKARIDRGEDFDILDVRNPEEWQICHIDGAKLIPLGDLPSRMHELDLSREIVVHCKGGVRSAKAVAMLREAGFRRVKNVQGGILEWAHAVDPSMPTY, encoded by the coding sequence ATGGCTGCCAACCGAACAGTCGAACTTTCTCCGCAGGAAATCGCGCGGTACAGCCGGCATTTGATCATGCCGGAAGTGGCGATGGAGGGGCAGAAGCGGTTGAAGGCCGCCAAGGTGCTACTGATAGGCGCGGGCGGCCTGGGTTCGCCGTTGGGGCTGTATCTCGCGGCCGCCGGCGTCGGCCGCATCGGCATCGTCGACTTCGACGTGGTCGATTACTCGAATTTGCAGCGGCAGGTGATGCACACAACGAATGACGTGGGGCGGCGCAAGATCGAGTCGGCCGCGGACCATCTGCGCGCGATAAACCCGGAAATCGAAATCGAAACGCACGAGACGCGGATTACTTCGGCGAATGCGTTGGGCTTGATCGAACCCTACGACATCGTAATCGACGGCACGGACAATTTTCCGACGCGCTACCTCACGAACGACGCGTGCGTGCTGCTTGGCAAACCAAACATCTACGGTTCGATCTACCGCTTCGAGGGACAGGCGTCCGTATTCGCGACGAAAGGCGGACCGTGTTACCGCTGCCTGTTTTCCGAACCGCCACCGCCCGGCGCGGTGCCAAGCTGCGCGGAAGGCGGCGTGCTGGGGATTTTGCCGGGCGTCATCGGCTGCATTCAGGCCACGGAAGCGATCAAGTTGATTCTCGGCAAAGGCCGGCCGCTCATCGGGCGGTTGCTCCTGTACGACGCGCTCGAGATGAAGTTCCGCGAAGTGAAGATCAAGCGAAACCCGGAATGCCCGATCTGCGGCGACAACCCGTCGATCAGGGAACTGATCGATTACGAGCAGTTCTGCGGCGTACGCGGGGAAGAAGGAGCAAGCGCGACGTTGGACGCGGAGTTCGACACAACCGTGCTGGACGTGAAAGCGCGGATCGATCGTGGCGAGGACTTCGACATACTCGATGTGCGCAACCCGGAGGAGTGGCAGATATGCCACATCGACGGCGCCAAATTGATCCCGCTCGGAGACCTGCCGTCGCGCATGCACGAACTCGATTTGTCGCGCGAGATCGTCGTGCACTGCAAGGGCGGCGTGCGCAGCGCGAAGGCCGTGGCAATGTTGCGCGAAGCGGGGTTCCGCAGAGTGAAGAATGTGCAAGGCGGCATACTCGAATGGGCGCATGCGGTCGACCCATCGATGCCGACGTATTAA
- a CDS encoding V-type ATP synthase subunit B, whose protein sequence is MTKEYRTVKQVVGPLIMVEGVDGITYGELTDIKQADGSLRRGRVLEVSGDRALVQVFEGTSGLSPQDLKVKFLGKGLELAVSPDMLGRVFDGFGRPIDDGPAIIPEKWLNINGNPMNPFARDYPNEFIQTGISTIDLLNTLVRGQKLPIFSGSGLPHSRLAAQIARQASVLKTGEKFAVIFAAMGITFEESEFFIADFRRTGALERAVLFMNLADDPPIERIAVPRMALTAAEYLAYEKDMHVLVILTDLTNYCEALREISAARKEVPGRRGYPGYLYTDLSTLYERAGRIKGKSGSITQIPVLTMPEDDKTHPIPDLTGYITEGQVIISRSIHAQGIYPPVDVLPSLSRLKDKGIGDGKTREDHADVMNQLYSAYARGKNAKELAVVLGESALSEADLLYVKFADAFDARFVTQGENENRTIEESLRIGWELLAMLPRTELKRVRDKWVEKYHPSKG, encoded by the coding sequence ATCACGAAAGAATACCGCACCGTAAAACAGGTCGTCGGCCCGCTCATCATGGTCGAAGGCGTTGACGGCATTACGTACGGCGAACTGACGGACATTAAGCAGGCGGACGGAAGTCTGCGCCGTGGACGCGTGCTCGAGGTGAGCGGCGACAGAGCCCTCGTGCAGGTCTTCGAAGGCACCAGCGGACTTTCACCGCAGGACCTCAAGGTGAAGTTTCTCGGCAAAGGCCTCGAACTCGCCGTGTCACCCGACATGCTCGGCCGCGTGTTCGACGGCTTCGGTCGCCCGATTGACGACGGCCCCGCGATCATTCCCGAGAAATGGCTGAACATCAACGGCAACCCGATGAACCCGTTCGCGCGGGACTACCCAAATGAATTCATCCAGACGGGTATCTCGACAATTGATTTGTTGAACACACTCGTGCGCGGGCAGAAGCTGCCGATCTTCAGCGGATCCGGGCTTCCACATTCGCGTCTCGCCGCGCAGATCGCGCGCCAGGCGAGCGTGCTCAAGACCGGCGAAAAGTTCGCCGTGATCTTCGCCGCGATGGGCATCACCTTCGAGGAATCGGAGTTTTTCATTGCCGACTTCCGCCGCACCGGCGCCCTCGAACGCGCCGTCCTTTTCATGAACCTCGCGGACGACCCGCCCATCGAACGCATCGCGGTGCCGCGCATGGCCCTCACCGCCGCCGAATACCTCGCGTACGAAAAAGACATGCACGTGCTCGTGATCCTCACCGATCTCACGAACTACTGCGAAGCGCTCCGTGAAATCTCCGCCGCGCGCAAGGAAGTGCCCGGCCGCCGCGGGTATCCCGGCTACCTCTACACCGACCTCTCCACGCTCTACGAACGCGCCGGCCGCATCAAGGGCAAGAGCGGGTCGATCACGCAGATTCCCGTTCTGACCATGCCGGAAGACGACAAGACGCACCCCATTCCCGATCTTACCGGCTACATCACCGAGGGCCAGGTCATCATCAGCCGATCGATTCACGCGCAGGGCATCTACCCGCCGGTGGACGTCCTGCCGTCACTATCGCGCCTGAAAGACAAAGGCATCGGCGACGGTAAAACACGCGAAGACCACGCCGACGTCATGAACCAGTTGTACTCCGCGTACGCCCGCGGCAAGAACGCAAAAGAACTCGCGGTCGTCCTCGGCGAATCCGCCCTGAGCGAAGCCGACCTGCTTTACGTGAAATTCGCCGACGCCTTCGACGCCCGCTTCGTGACCCAGGGCGAAAACGAGAACCGCACGATCGAAGAAAGTTTGCGTATCGGCTGGGAGCTCTTGGCGATGCTGCCACGCACCGAATTGAAGCGCGTGCGCGACAAATGGGTGGAGAAGTACCACCCGTCGAAGGGATAG
- a CDS encoding SRPBCC domain-containing protein translates to MPTQAPGKERVLIYSRTFDAPRRLVFEAWSKPEHVVRWFGPKDFSVPQCEMDFRVGGSYRFCMRAPDGMDHWVSGTYKEIKEPERLVFTWVREDLNGNVWLDNVVTLTFTDRGEKTAFALHQAMFESVEERDAHNGGWSQCMDRLAAFVENR, encoded by the coding sequence ATGCCAACGCAGGCCCCAGGCAAGGAACGAGTTCTGATTTACTCGCGCACGTTTGACGCGCCACGGCGACTCGTGTTTGAAGCATGGTCGAAACCCGAGCACGTCGTGCGGTGGTTCGGCCCGAAGGATTTCAGCGTGCCGCAATGCGAGATGGATTTTCGCGTCGGCGGGTCGTACCGGTTCTGCATGCGCGCGCCGGACGGCATGGACCATTGGGTCAGCGGCACGTACAAGGAAATCAAGGAGCCGGAGCGGCTTGTGTTCACGTGGGTGCGCGAAGACCTCAACGGCAACGTGTGGCTCGATAATGTCGTAACGCTGACATTCACCGATCGCGGCGAAAAGACGGCGTTCGCCTTGCACCAGGCGATGTTCGAGAGCGTGGAAGAACGCGACGCCCACAACGGTGGCTGGTCGCAGTGCATGGATCGCCTCGCGGCGTTCGTCGAGAATCGATAG
- a CDS encoding V-type ATP synthase subunit A: protein MSENQGEVIKVSGPLVVAKGLTGSRMFEMVRVGEARLFGEIIEIRGDDYSIQVYEETEGIGPGQPVFPTGEALSVELGPGLIRSIYDGVQRPLDKLWEVSGDFIVRGTESPSLDRSAVWDFVPVVKIGDTVESGDVLGTVQESKLVVHKIMVPYGVSGTVKHIAPIKGNVETTVAAIETAGGAVNVNMIQRWPVRQPRKVSRKLPPVEPLVTGQRVIDMFFPLTKGGTACVPGPFGSGKTVVQHQLAKWSNANIIVYVGCGERGNEMTDVLMEFPHLKDPESGEPLMERTVLVANTSNMPVAAREASVFTGITIAEYFRDMGYSVALMADSTSRWAEAMREISGRLEEMPGEEGYPAYLGSRIASFYERSGNVLCLGKDQRPGSLSLIGAVSPPGGDMSEPVVQATLRVVKVFWGLDDKLAFARHFPAINWLTSYSLYQEVIDSYANEKLDRGWQEVRKRAMALLQREAELEELVRLVGMDALAHEDRLLMQAAKMVREDFLHQNAFDERDSYTSLHKQLRLLKILLHYFDEARAALKKGAALTALLGIKALDDIARAKLIPEDSNGEFVALEKKISGEIHAVPTT from the coding sequence GTGAGCGAAAATCAAGGCGAAGTAATCAAGGTATCGGGGCCTCTCGTCGTCGCGAAGGGCCTTACGGGTTCGCGCATGTTCGAAATGGTGCGCGTGGGCGAAGCACGGCTCTTTGGCGAGATCATCGAAATCCGCGGCGACGATTACTCGATCCAGGTGTACGAGGAGACCGAGGGCATCGGGCCGGGACAGCCGGTGTTTCCGACCGGCGAAGCATTGAGCGTCGAGCTCGGGCCGGGGCTGATTCGGTCGATCTACGACGGCGTGCAGCGTCCGCTCGACAAGCTGTGGGAAGTCAGCGGCGACTTCATCGTGCGCGGCACGGAGAGCCCCTCGTTGGACCGCAGCGCTGTGTGGGATTTCGTACCGGTTGTGAAGATCGGCGATACCGTCGAATCGGGCGACGTTCTCGGCACGGTGCAGGAAAGCAAGCTGGTCGTCCACAAGATCATGGTCCCCTACGGTGTGTCTGGAACAGTCAAGCACATCGCGCCGATTAAGGGTAACGTGGAAACGACCGTTGCGGCCATTGAAACTGCCGGTGGCGCGGTCAACGTAAACATGATTCAACGCTGGCCTGTGCGCCAGCCGCGCAAGGTCTCGCGCAAGCTGCCGCCGGTCGAACCTTTGGTTACAGGTCAGCGCGTCATCGATATGTTCTTCCCGCTGACCAAGGGAGGCACCGCGTGCGTGCCGGGGCCGTTCGGCAGCGGCAAGACGGTGGTGCAGCACCAGCTCGCGAAATGGTCCAACGCGAACATCATCGTGTACGTCGGGTGCGGCGAGCGCGGCAACGAAATGACCGACGTGCTCATGGAATTCCCGCACCTGAAGGACCCGGAGTCCGGCGAACCGCTGATGGAACGCACGGTGCTTGTCGCGAATACGTCGAACATGCCGGTGGCCGCGCGCGAAGCGAGCGTGTTCACGGGAATTACCATCGCCGAATACTTCCGCGACATGGGGTACTCGGTAGCGTTGATGGCCGATTCGACGAGCCGTTGGGCCGAGGCCATGCGCGAAATCTCCGGCCGTCTCGAAGAGATGCCGGGCGAAGAAGGGTACCCGGCGTATCTCGGTTCGCGAATCGCGAGTTTCTACGAGCGTTCCGGCAATGTGCTATGCCTTGGAAAGGATCAACGCCCCGGCTCGCTGTCGCTGATCGGCGCGGTGTCGCCGCCGGGCGGCGACATGTCCGAGCCGGTCGTGCAGGCGACGTTGCGCGTCGTGAAGGTCTTCTGGGGACTCGACGACAAGCTCGCGTTTGCGCGGCATTTCCCCGCGATCAACTGGCTGACGTCCTATTCGCTCTATCAAGAGGTGATCGACTCGTACGCCAACGAGAAGCTCGACAGGGGATGGCAGGAGGTTCGCAAGCGCGCTATGGCGCTCCTGCAGCGCGAAGCGGAACTCGAAGAACTCGTGCGATTGGTCGGCATGGACGCGCTCGCGCACGAAGACCGCTTGCTCATGCAGGCGGCGAAAATGGTGCGCGAAGATTTTCTCCACCAAAACGCATTCGACGAACGCGACAGCTACACGTCGCTGCACAAGCAACTGCGCCTGCTGAAAATCCTGTTGCACTACTTCGACGAAGCGCGCGCGGCCCTGAAAAAAGGCGCCGCCTTGACCGCGCTCCTCGGCATTAAAGCGCTCGACGACATTGCACGCGCGAAGCTCATTCCCGAAGACAGCAACGGCGAATTTGTTGCGCTCGAAAAGAAGATCAGCGGCGAGATTCACGCCGTTCCGACAACATAA
- a CDS encoding DUF1428 family protein, with translation MKYVDGYVLVVPKKNLKAYQHMAAKAGKVWMDHGALDYKECIGDDMSSPHCPSFTKLMKTKLSEVVVFSYIVFKSRAHRDKVNMKVMKDPRLAKMSPKKMPFDMKRMVYGGFKTIVDRA, from the coding sequence ATGAAATATGTCGATGGATACGTGTTGGTGGTGCCAAAGAAAAACCTGAAGGCGTATCAACACATGGCAGCAAAGGCGGGAAAGGTCTGGATGGACCACGGCGCGCTGGACTATAAGGAGTGCATCGGCGACGACATGTCTTCGCCGCACTGTCCTTCGTTCACCAAGCTCATGAAGACGAAGCTGAGCGAAGTGGTCGTCTTTTCATATATCGTGTTCAAGTCTCGTGCGCACCGCGACAAAGTGAATATGAAGGTGATGAAGGACCCGCGCCTCGCAAAGATGTCGCCGAAGAAAATGCCCTTCGACATGAAGCGCATGGTGTACGGCGGGTTCAAGACGATTGTCGATCGAGCATGA
- a CDS encoding MoaD/ThiS family protein yields MRVSLPTHLKTLAHVSGEITVDVQGEVTQRSVIDAVEAKYPMLCGTIRDHVTKKRRAFIRFYACEEDLSNEPMDAPLPDAVASGTEPYLVVGAMAGG; encoded by the coding sequence ATTCGTGTATCGCTGCCGACGCACCTGAAGACGCTGGCGCATGTGTCGGGCGAGATTACCGTAGATGTGCAGGGCGAGGTCACGCAACGCTCGGTGATCGACGCCGTCGAGGCGAAGTATCCGATGTTGTGCGGTACAATTCGCGATCACGTGACGAAGAAGCGGCGCGCGTTTATCCGGTTCTATGCGTGCGAGGAAGATTTGTCGAACGAGCCGATGGACGCGCCGTTGCCGGATGCCGTGGCGAGCGGTACGGAGCCGTATCTCGTTGTCGGGGCGATGGCCGGCGGATAG
- a CDS encoding DoxX family protein — MLWAGWVMSLLPVPMLAMSFTFKITKAAPAVDGFSKMGYPAGALVPLGIVELLCTVLYLVPQTSVLGAILLTGYLGGAVDVHVRNGDPIAQVATPIVFGILVWGGLFLRDARIRALIPLRSK; from the coding sequence ATGCTCTGGGCGGGATGGGTCATGTCCCTGTTGCCCGTGCCGATGCTGGCCATGAGCTTTACATTCAAAATCACGAAGGCGGCCCCCGCTGTCGACGGGTTCTCGAAGATGGGATATCCCGCGGGCGCGTTGGTGCCGCTTGGCATTGTGGAACTGCTGTGCACCGTGCTCTATTTGGTGCCGCAGACGTCCGTGTTGGGCGCGATTCTCTTGACCGGCTACCTCGGCGGTGCGGTGGACGTGCACGTGCGCAACGGCGATCCGATCGCTCAGGTTGCGACGCCCATCGTCTTCGGCATTCTGGTTTGGGGCGGGCTGTTCCTGCGCGATGCGCGGATTCGCGCGCTGATTCCGCTACGCTCGAAGTAA
- a CDS encoding four helix bundle protein, giving the protein MNERQFKERTYRLALRIIRLVEALPKTATASVIAKQLIRSGTSIGANYRAACRGRSAADVIARLGIVEEEADETLYWLELPIEADVVPKKRLEPLMKETTEILAMTVASIKTLRRSAERSRTPQKAERYFNPKSKIQNPK; this is encoded by the coding sequence ATGAACGAGCGCCAGTTTAAGGAACGAACGTATCGGTTGGCATTGCGTATTATCCGGCTGGTGGAAGCGCTGCCGAAGACGGCCACAGCAAGCGTTATTGCCAAACAGTTGATTCGCTCGGGTACATCCATCGGAGCGAATTATCGCGCGGCATGTCGTGGGCGTAGCGCGGCAGACGTAATCGCCAGGTTGGGAATTGTCGAGGAAGAAGCCGACGAGACGCTGTATTGGTTGGAATTGCCGATTGAAGCGGATGTAGTGCCGAAGAAACGTCTGGAGCCGCTGATGAAAGAAACGACCGAGATATTGGCCATGACGGTTGCGTCAATTAAGACTCTTCGCAGGTCTGCCGAGAGAAGTAGAACGCCACAAAAGGCCGAGCGGTATTTCAATCCAAAATCCAAAATCCAAAATCCAAAATGA
- a CDS encoding V-type ATP synthase subunit K: protein MDSSIWVEVGRGLAYSGAALAFGLGGCGSARGIAIASQQAAGVLGEKPDLFGRLLVMVALPGTQGFYGFIAAFMLAMQTGLVGGKIAVTPGTGFALLLVGFGTGLALYVSAVYQGHASAAGIALVARREDAAGRAILFPALVETYAVVALLAAILFILWLTNAGTAESPSNVLEYIGGAKVIAETAAQG from the coding sequence ATGGACAGTTCTATCTGGGTTGAGGTTGGCCGCGGTCTGGCATACTCGGGCGCTGCGCTTGCGTTCGGACTGGGCGGGTGCGGTTCCGCGCGCGGCATCGCGATCGCGTCGCAACAGGCCGCCGGCGTGCTCGGCGAAAAGCCGGACCTGTTCGGGCGGTTGCTCGTCATGGTGGCGCTGCCGGGCACGCAGGGGTTCTACGGATTTATCGCGGCGTTCATGTTGGCGATGCAGACGGGTCTCGTCGGCGGCAAAATCGCCGTGACGCCCGGGACGGGTTTTGCGCTGCTCCTGGTTGGGTTCGGCACGGGCCTTGCCCTCTATGTAAGTGCTGTGTATCAGGGCCATGCGTCTGCGGCGGGTATCGCCTTGGTTGCTCGGCGTGAAGACGCGGCGGGCCGCGCGATTCTGTTTCCGGCACTTGTCGAAACGTACGCGGTCGTCGCGTTGCTGGCGGCGATTCTCTTCATCCTGTGGCTGACGAACGCGGGTACGGCGGAGTCGCCATCGAACGTGCTCGAGTACATCGGCGGCGCCAAGGTCATTGCCGAAACCGCCGCGCAAGGTTAA
- a CDS encoding V-type ATP synthase subunit I, whose protein sequence is MAIDRMKKVTIACPVHSANRVNRALYDANAVEVVDALDVHENAREFFKHHEASIDESDQHTIKIKLVLTLLNEVAPEEKGFFEGLTPLPILVEPSELSKTLHSFDLDSIHDEARSLDDIRKRAERRMAEVRGQIDSLAPLADVPFHVSDLRRSKYSRVFFGTLPAKNIESLKTRTDLPGSFAWEVVPAAAAFRADGGTDAKASAKSDRARILAACLVDDEPAARRALAAEQFEEIVLPQISGSVRDRVRELEGDYAACLDELDEIRKRITAMTKHRRALQVLEGHWDGVRRAKRAMGEAIEGRWVHMVCGYCRERDLSRVEQTLRKDVPEAVLFAEDPAPGEPVPVSITSSRNIRPIQMLINLFGLPPYSSFDPSPFIIGNFLLFFGICFGDVGYGLMLTVLGYYLSRKTRAYQGVNNFSKLLFYAGISTTIFGVLLGSWFGDLYQAKYLGEGNFLLRAQQSLTVLDPLADPVTMLLAALGIGMLNQFYGIALKMYGALRSGDTAAAICDGLLWLITLPGMVILVGTLFAPIPGPILTTGLAMFGIGALGLVLTQGRDQQGLVGRLGTGLVSLYGIVGSYGCTAFVGDVLSYCRLLALALTTSIVALTINLIADLMRGAPVVGPVLFVIVLVLGHTFNFAISLLGAFVHAMRLIFVEFFGRFYEGGAKPFDPVGFDSPSHALQRPVDSAS, encoded by the coding sequence ATGGCAATCGATCGCATGAAAAAGGTCACGATCGCGTGCCCCGTGCACTCGGCGAACCGCGTTAACCGGGCCTTGTACGACGCGAATGCGGTTGAAGTGGTGGACGCGCTCGACGTTCATGAGAACGCCCGGGAATTCTTCAAACACCACGAAGCGTCAATTGACGAGTCCGACCAGCATACAATCAAGATCAAACTTGTCTTAACGCTGCTGAATGAGGTGGCGCCGGAAGAGAAGGGATTTTTTGAAGGCCTGACGCCACTGCCCATTCTTGTCGAGCCGAGCGAATTGAGTAAGACGCTGCATTCCTTCGACCTCGATTCGATCCACGACGAGGCGCGTTCGCTCGACGATATTCGAAAGCGCGCCGAACGCCGGATGGCCGAAGTGCGAGGCCAGATCGATTCGTTGGCCCCATTGGCCGATGTGCCGTTTCACGTGTCCGACTTGCGCCGGTCGAAGTATTCGCGGGTCTTCTTCGGCACTCTCCCGGCAAAGAACATCGAATCGCTGAAGACGCGCACGGACCTGCCCGGTTCGTTTGCCTGGGAGGTGGTACCTGCCGCGGCGGCTTTTCGCGCGGACGGTGGCACGGACGCGAAAGCGTCGGCAAAATCCGATCGCGCGCGTATTCTGGCCGCGTGTCTTGTGGACGACGAACCCGCGGCGCGGCGCGCGCTGGCCGCGGAACAGTTTGAAGAAATCGTGCTGCCGCAGATTTCCGGTTCCGTTCGCGATCGCGTTCGCGAACTCGAGGGCGATTACGCTGCTTGCCTTGACGAGTTGGACGAAATCCGCAAGCGCATAACCGCGATGACGAAACACCGCAGGGCCTTGCAGGTGCTCGAAGGCCATTGGGATGGTGTGCGGCGCGCGAAACGCGCAATGGGCGAGGCGATCGAGGGCCGCTGGGTCCATATGGTCTGCGGGTATTGCCGCGAACGCGATCTCTCGCGCGTCGAGCAAACGCTGCGCAAGGACGTGCCGGAGGCGGTCCTCTTCGCGGAAGACCCTGCGCCGGGCGAGCCTGTGCCGGTAAGTATCACGTCATCGAGAAACATCCGCCCGATTCAAATGCTGATCAATCTTTTCGGATTACCGCCGTACTCTTCGTTCGATCCGTCGCCCTTCATTATCGGTAACTTCCTCTTGTTCTTCGGCATCTGCTTCGGGGACGTCGGCTACGGATTGATGCTGACGGTTCTCGGCTACTATTTGTCGCGGAAAACGCGCGCATACCAGGGCGTGAACAATTTTTCGAAACTGCTCTTCTACGCCGGCATCAGCACGACAATCTTCGGAGTGCTCCTCGGGTCGTGGTTTGGCGATCTGTACCAGGCGAAATACCTTGGCGAAGGCAATTTCCTGCTGCGCGCGCAGCAGTCGCTGACCGTGCTCGATCCGCTCGCCGACCCCGTAACAATGCTGTTGGCGGCGCTGGGCATCGGGATGTTGAACCAGTTCTACGGCATCGCGCTGAAGATGTACGGCGCGCTGCGGTCCGGCGATACGGCGGCGGCGATTTGCGACGGCCTGTTGTGGCTCATCACGCTGCCGGGCATGGTGATACTTGTCGGCACCCTGTTCGCGCCGATTCCCGGTCCCATTCTGACGACGGGCCTCGCCATGTTCGGGATAGGCGCGCTCGGCCTGGTGTTGACACAGGGCCGCGACCAACAAGGATTGGTCGGCAGGCTGGGCACGGGTCTCGTCAGCTTGTATGGGATCGTCGGCAGCTACGGGTGCACGGCGTTCGTCGGGGACGTGCTGTCGTATTGCCGTCTGCTCGCGCTGGCGCTGACGACATCGATTGTGGCGCTAACGATCAATCTTATCGCCGACCTCATGCGGGGCGCGCCGGTGGTGGGCCCGGTGCTGTTCGTCATCGTGCTCGTGCTGGGGCACACGTTCAATTTCGCGATTAGTCTATTGGGCGCGTTCGTGCATGCGATGCGCCTGATCTTTGTGGAGTTCTTTGGAAGGTTCTACGAAGGCGGAGCGAAACCGTTCGATCCCGTGGGCTTCGACTCGCCTTCGCACGCGTTGCAGCGGCCCGTCGACTCGGCGTCGTAG
- a CDS encoding V-type ATPase subunit — MAALTQNAFTWGFVCGRVCVLERGLLGADFYHALLGHLRTEDLLRHLQETPLRDDVTAAGSWEDWSAIIDRNFYHQVASLRKDCPDKRVPDLFLLQGDYQNLKRALLKDAVYPFPHAMLTPENLAAVAGGDVLALPKPFSETARMAMQLLDEGRNRAELDRALDGAYLQHIVASARETKVPLVSEYFETHALLRAIVMMWRSYLAGNSLSAPAARILPLDGPANETVRDLAAAAEPKNWGGVAKGRIGALLTEFASSEDSDAPQRFELAANEYLSEVSREGKGQVFGPERVFSYICELATQAYNLKLVVCGRLSKIDADVLKRRLRKSHA; from the coding sequence ATGGCGGCCTTGACGCAAAACGCTTTCACGTGGGGCTTCGTGTGCGGGCGCGTGTGCGTGCTCGAACGCGGGCTGCTGGGCGCGGACTTTTACCACGCGTTGCTGGGCCATCTGCGCACGGAAGACCTCTTGCGCCATTTGCAGGAAACGCCGCTGCGCGATGACGTGACGGCCGCGGGATCGTGGGAGGACTGGAGCGCAATTATCGATCGCAACTTCTATCACCAGGTCGCGTCGCTGCGCAAAGACTGCCCCGACAAACGCGTGCCGGATTTGTTCCTGCTGCAGGGCGACTATCAGAACCTCAAGCGCGCGTTGTTGAAGGACGCAGTGTATCCGTTCCCGCATGCGATGTTGACGCCGGAGAATCTTGCGGCCGTTGCGGGCGGCGATGTGCTGGCGTTGCCGAAGCCGTTTTCAGAGACGGCGCGCATGGCGATGCAGCTGCTCGACGAGGGGCGTAATCGCGCGGAACTCGATCGGGCGCTCGACGGCGCGTACCTCCAACACATCGTCGCTTCCGCGAGGGAAACAAAGGTCCCTTTGGTAAGCGAGTATTTCGAAACGCACGCGCTGCTACGCGCGATCGTGATGATGTGGCGCAGCTATCTCGCGGGCAACTCCCTGAGCGCGCCTGCCGCGCGCATTCTCCCGCTGGATGGACCGGCCAACGAGACAGTGCGCGACTTGGCCGCCGCGGCGGAACCCAAGAACTGGGGTGGAGTCGCCAAAGGACGCATCGGCGCCCTGTTGACCGAGTTTGCGTCGTCTGAAGACTCGGACGCGCCGCAGCGGTTCGAGCTCGCCGCGAACGAGTACCTGAGCGAAGTGTCGCGCGAGGGCAAGGGACAGGTTTTCGGGCCGGAGCGCGTGTTTTCGTACATCTGCGAACTCGCAACGCAGGCATACAACCTGAAACTGGTCGTGTGCGGGCGGCTGAGCAAGATCGATGCGGACGTGCTCAAGCGGAGGCTGCGCAAGAGTCATGCTTAG
- a CDS encoding ATP synthase subunit I, with protein MVVTLLATLAAWQWDESAARGVAVGGGAGALGFWMIVRSARTLTSIPKEEIPFRVYRWTFARMIVYAFGLFSAYLAAPNGQNALLGAAAGLFIARAVMLVTGLAMWRRREQSGAETNS; from the coding sequence GTGGTCGTTACCCTTTTGGCGACATTGGCGGCGTGGCAATGGGACGAATCCGCCGCGCGCGGGGTCGCCGTGGGCGGCGGGGCGGGGGCGCTTGGGTTCTGGATGATCGTCCGCAGCGCTAGAACACTTACATCAATCCCGAAGGAAGAGATTCCGTTTCGGGTCTACCGCTGGACTTTTGCGCGGATGATTGTGTATGCTTTCGGTTTGTTTTCGGCATACCTCGCTGCGCCAAACGGACAAAACGCCCTGCTAGGCGCGGCGGCGGGTCTGTTCATCGCGAGGGCCGTGATGTTGGTCACGGGGTTGGCCATGTGGCGGCGGCGCGAGCAGTCCGGGGCCGAGACAAATTCCTAG